The proteins below are encoded in one region of Xenopus laevis strain J_2021 chromosome 8L, Xenopus_laevis_v10.1, whole genome shotgun sequence:
- the slc35f4.L gene encoding solute carrier family 35 member F4 isoform X2: protein MKKHSAKVAPASSFSVSELHAAIIDGGEGLQSNTENNTENAEKSRCQSCTSTFLKFVWGFLIILSVSSSWVGTTQIIKITYKNFYCPFFMTWFSTNWNIMFFPVYYSGHFAMAPEKQTMLQKIRECSRIFGEDGLTLRLFLKRTAPFSILWTLTNYLYLLALRKLTATDVSALFCCNKAFMFLLSWIVLKDKFMGVRIVAAIMAITGIVMMAYADGFHGDSIIGVALAVGSASTSALYKVLFKMFLGTANFGEAAHFFSTLGFFNLIFISCTPVILYFTKVEYWSSFSALPWGYLCGVAGLWFAFNILVNVGVVLTYPILVSIGTVLSVPGNAAIDLLKHEVIFSVVRLGATIIICLGFLLMLLPEEWDEITLRFINSLKEKKSEEHTEDIAEPSLHTRSRSRANGTVSIPLS, encoded by the exons ATGAAGAAACACTCAGCCAAAGTGGCCCCTGCATCCTCCTTCAGTGTGTCAGAACTGCACGCCGCTATCATAGACG GAGGAGAAGGGCTTCAATCAAATACAGAAAACAACACAGAAAATGCTGAAAAGTCCCGCTGCCAGTCATGTACCTCCACTTTTCTTAAATTTGTCTGGGGATTTCTAATAATTTTGTCGGTGTCATCCTCTTGGGTCGGTACCACGCAGATCATCAAAATTACTTACAAGAACTTTTACTGCCCCTTTTTCATGACCTGGTTTTCAACAAACTGGAACATAATGTTTTTCCCGGTGTATTATTCAGGACATTTTGCAATGGCACCAGAGAAGCAAACCATGTTACAAAAGATCAG GGAATGTAGTCGAATTTTTGGTGAAGACGGCTTGACCTTGAGGCTTTTTCTGAAACGAACGGCCcccttttccatcctctggacTTTGACCAATTATCTGTACTTATTGGCTCTGAGGAAGCTTACTGCCACGGATGTCTCAGCTCTCTTCTGTTGTAATAAAGCATTTATGTTCCTACTCTCATGGATTGTGCTGAAGGACAAGTTCATGGGTGTACGG ATAGTTGCTGCAATAATGGCAATCACCGGAATTGTCATGATGGCGTATGCAGATGGTTTCCATGGTGACTCGATTATTGgtgttgctttggctgttggttcAGCTTCAACCTCAGCTTTATACAAG GTGTTATTTAAGATGTTTCTGGGAACAGCCAACTTCGGAGAagcagcacattttttttccacattagGGTTCTTCAACCTCATCTTTATTTCATGCACACcagttatactgtattttaccaAAGTGGAATACTGGTCATCATTTTCTGCTTTGCCTTGGGGTTATCTGTGTGGAGTCGCAGGCCTGTGGTTTG catTTAACATATTAGTGAATGTTGGAGTTGTTCTGACATATCCAATTCTGGTTTCTATTGGAACAGTTCTCAGTGTTCCAGGCAATGCAG CCATCGACCTGCTGAAGCACGAAGTGATTTTTAGTGTTGTGAGACTGGGGGCAACTATTATCATTTGTCTTGGATTCCTGCTTATGCTACTCCCTGAGGAATGGGATGAGATAACTCTGCGCTTCAttaacagtttaaaggagaagaaatcaGAGGAGCATACAGAGGACATTGCAGAACCCAGCTTACACACAAGGAGCAGAAGTAGAGCTAATGGCACAGTATCTATACCATTGTCTTAG
- the slc35f4.L gene encoding solute carrier family 35 member F4 isoform X1, protein MDAKATPNGVATIEDRILRITGYYGYYPGYSSQKRGEGLQSNTENNTENAEKSRCQSCTSTFLKFVWGFLIILSVSSSWVGTTQIIKITYKNFYCPFFMTWFSTNWNIMFFPVYYSGHFAMAPEKQTMLQKIRECSRIFGEDGLTLRLFLKRTAPFSILWTLTNYLYLLALRKLTATDVSALFCCNKAFMFLLSWIVLKDKFMGVRIVAAIMAITGIVMMAYADGFHGDSIIGVALAVGSASTSALYKVLFKMFLGTANFGEAAHFFSTLGFFNLIFISCTPVILYFTKVEYWSSFSALPWGYLCGVAGLWFAFNILVNVGVVLTYPILVSIGTVLSVPGNAAIDLLKHEVIFSVVRLGATIIICLGFLLMLLPEEWDEITLRFINSLKEKKSEEHTEDIAEPSLHTRSRSRANGTVSIPLS, encoded by the exons GAGGAGAAGGGCTTCAATCAAATACAGAAAACAACACAGAAAATGCTGAAAAGTCCCGCTGCCAGTCATGTACCTCCACTTTTCTTAAATTTGTCTGGGGATTTCTAATAATTTTGTCGGTGTCATCCTCTTGGGTCGGTACCACGCAGATCATCAAAATTACTTACAAGAACTTTTACTGCCCCTTTTTCATGACCTGGTTTTCAACAAACTGGAACATAATGTTTTTCCCGGTGTATTATTCAGGACATTTTGCAATGGCACCAGAGAAGCAAACCATGTTACAAAAGATCAG GGAATGTAGTCGAATTTTTGGTGAAGACGGCTTGACCTTGAGGCTTTTTCTGAAACGAACGGCCcccttttccatcctctggacTTTGACCAATTATCTGTACTTATTGGCTCTGAGGAAGCTTACTGCCACGGATGTCTCAGCTCTCTTCTGTTGTAATAAAGCATTTATGTTCCTACTCTCATGGATTGTGCTGAAGGACAAGTTCATGGGTGTACGG ATAGTTGCTGCAATAATGGCAATCACCGGAATTGTCATGATGGCGTATGCAGATGGTTTCCATGGTGACTCGATTATTGgtgttgctttggctgttggttcAGCTTCAACCTCAGCTTTATACAAG GTGTTATTTAAGATGTTTCTGGGAACAGCCAACTTCGGAGAagcagcacattttttttccacattagGGTTCTTCAACCTCATCTTTATTTCATGCACACcagttatactgtattttaccaAAGTGGAATACTGGTCATCATTTTCTGCTTTGCCTTGGGGTTATCTGTGTGGAGTCGCAGGCCTGTGGTTTG catTTAACATATTAGTGAATGTTGGAGTTGTTCTGACATATCCAATTCTGGTTTCTATTGGAACAGTTCTCAGTGTTCCAGGCAATGCAG CCATCGACCTGCTGAAGCACGAAGTGATTTTTAGTGTTGTGAGACTGGGGGCAACTATTATCATTTGTCTTGGATTCCTGCTTATGCTACTCCCTGAGGAATGGGATGAGATAACTCTGCGCTTCAttaacagtttaaaggagaagaaatcaGAGGAGCATACAGAGGACATTGCAGAACCCAGCTTACACACAAGGAGCAGAAGTAGAGCTAATGGCACAGTATCTATACCATTGTCTTAG
- the slc35f4.L gene encoding solute carrier family 35 member F4 isoform X3 translates to MTWFSTNWNIMFFPVYYSGHFAMAPEKQTMLQKIRECSRIFGEDGLTLRLFLKRTAPFSILWTLTNYLYLLALRKLTATDVSALFCCNKAFMFLLSWIVLKDKFMGVRIVAAIMAITGIVMMAYADGFHGDSIIGVALAVGSASTSALYKVLFKMFLGTANFGEAAHFFSTLGFFNLIFISCTPVILYFTKVEYWSSFSALPWGYLCGVAGLWFAFNILVNVGVVLTYPILVSIGTVLSVPGNAAIDLLKHEVIFSVVRLGATIIICLGFLLMLLPEEWDEITLRFINSLKEKKSEEHTEDIAEPSLHTRSRSRANGTVSIPLS, encoded by the exons ATGACCTGGTTTTCAACAAACTGGAACATAATGTTTTTCCCGGTGTATTATTCAGGACATTTTGCAATGGCACCAGAGAAGCAAACCATGTTACAAAAGATCAG GGAATGTAGTCGAATTTTTGGTGAAGACGGCTTGACCTTGAGGCTTTTTCTGAAACGAACGGCCcccttttccatcctctggacTTTGACCAATTATCTGTACTTATTGGCTCTGAGGAAGCTTACTGCCACGGATGTCTCAGCTCTCTTCTGTTGTAATAAAGCATTTATGTTCCTACTCTCATGGATTGTGCTGAAGGACAAGTTCATGGGTGTACGG ATAGTTGCTGCAATAATGGCAATCACCGGAATTGTCATGATGGCGTATGCAGATGGTTTCCATGGTGACTCGATTATTGgtgttgctttggctgttggttcAGCTTCAACCTCAGCTTTATACAAG GTGTTATTTAAGATGTTTCTGGGAACAGCCAACTTCGGAGAagcagcacattttttttccacattagGGTTCTTCAACCTCATCTTTATTTCATGCACACcagttatactgtattttaccaAAGTGGAATACTGGTCATCATTTTCTGCTTTGCCTTGGGGTTATCTGTGTGGAGTCGCAGGCCTGTGGTTTG catTTAACATATTAGTGAATGTTGGAGTTGTTCTGACATATCCAATTCTGGTTTCTATTGGAACAGTTCTCAGTGTTCCAGGCAATGCAG CCATCGACCTGCTGAAGCACGAAGTGATTTTTAGTGTTGTGAGACTGGGGGCAACTATTATCATTTGTCTTGGATTCCTGCTTATGCTACTCCCTGAGGAATGGGATGAGATAACTCTGCGCTTCAttaacagtttaaaggagaagaaatcaGAGGAGCATACAGAGGACATTGCAGAACCCAGCTTACACACAAGGAGCAGAAGTAGAGCTAATGGCACAGTATCTATACCATTGTCTTAG